The DNA window TTCTATCGTGGGCATCGGGTCCGACCTCAATTCGTAATGGTCGCCTCGTATGGAATGCACGCTATTGCCGAGCGTCGTCGTCACGCATGGCAGCTACCTTCCACTTGCGTGATTGCGGGGTGCGCAGGTGCCCATCGCCGACTCGATCTGATTAAGGATATTAGGTCCCGCCACGCCCACGACGTAGCCTAGAAGCACCTTCTCACGAGCCCTGCGCCCCAATGCATGCCTCAGCTGCGACTGCGTCAGAATCCTTGATAGTGCTTCGGACATCGCGTCGAGATCCAGGTAAGGCACTACGAAACCAGCATCCTGCTCAACAAACTCCTTCGGTCCTCCAGTGGCGTCGAAACAGACGCCGGGCACCTCTTCCAACGCCGCCTCGAGCAGAACCAAAGAAAGCGATTCCGAGCGAGAAAGAAGTACGAAAGCATCCGCCGCCGCAAAGTACTCGCGTGGCCGTGCCTGAGACCCGACGAAGTGAACGCGGTTCAGTAGATTGAGTTTGCGAAGATCTTCCTCGACCTCGTTTCTTAATCCGGCAGCATCGGGAGGCTCTGCGCCGACCCATATCAGGTGCACCGTCCTACCGCCTGGCAGAACCTCAAGTCTCTTTGATAGCAATCGCAACAGTGTTGGTATCAGGTCCGCACCCTTTCCAGATCTGATCGCCCCACAAGCGACCAGGACGTAAGCGTCATGCGGAACACCGAGGCTCTCACGCAACGCTAGGGTGTCAACTTCTGTACGGCCGTGATCCTCACCGAGGAAGCTGTGGACAACTCGCACGTCTCCTGAACAGATCGAAATGTCAGAGAGTAGCTCTGAGCGAACAGCCTCTGACGCGGCAATGAAAGTGTCGGCATATTGTCTCGTTAGTTCAATGTCGCTCACGCCAAATGCCCCTGCGGCAGTAAAGCATAGTTCGTGAACATGGCA is part of the Humisphaera borealis genome and encodes:
- a CDS encoding glycosyltransferase family 4 protein yields the protein MRRKVLFLSHEASRSGAPLLLLHLLRWIRQNSTLDFTLVLCRGGPLEHEFRELCPVVRLNRFLPGLRTSLRLVDRVGLGRMVQGLTRWLGGRFLLSRDVGLVYCNTLGNGWVLRQFLPVPPKLPVLCHVHELCFTAAGAFGVSDIELTRQYADTFIAASEAVRSELLSDISICSGDVRVVHSFLGEDHGRTEVDTLALRESLGVPHDAYVLVACGAIRSGKGADLIPTLLRLLSKRLEVLPGGRTVHLIWVGAEPPDAAGLRNEVEEDLRKLNLLNRVHFVGSQARPREYFAAADAFVLLSRSESLSLVLLEAALEEVPGVCFDATGGPKEFVEQDAGFVVPYLDLDAMSEALSRILTQSQLRHALGRRAREKVLLGYVVGVAGPNILNQIESAMGTCAPRNHASGR